A DNA window from Brassica napus cultivar Da-Ae chromosome C1, Da-Ae, whole genome shotgun sequence contains the following coding sequences:
- the LOC111209503 gene encoding uncharacterized protein LOC111209503 has protein sequence MATGDVYEIDYHNCSYSVDMGSKSCGCGMWQLNGIPCNHAACVILAKKHKVDDYVSDYYTTIRWRKTYECSIRPVEGMKLWPMLNRLPVLPPPHRLGNRGRPSTYARRKSANEASSSSSKTKLNRAKRVMTCSNCREEGHTKEGGLQGFSQSESHVGS, from the exons ATGGCTACAGGTGATGTCTACGAAATTGACTATCACAACTGTTCGTATAGCGTTGATATGGGTTCGAAATCATGTGGTTGTGGGATGTGGCAACTGAATGGAATCCCTTGTAACCATGCTGCTTGTGTGATACTTGCAAAGAAGCATAAAGTAGATGACTATGTTTCTGATTATTACACAACCATAAGATGGAGGAAAACTTATGAGTGTAGTATTAGGCCAGTGGAAGGGATGAAACTGTGGCCTATGCTGAACAGGTTGCCGGTCTTGCCTCCACCACATAGGCTAGGTAATAGAGGAAGACCAAGTACATATGCAAGGCGAAAAAGTGCAAATGAAGCATCTTCTTCCTCTAGTAAAACCAAGCTAAACCGAGCGAAGCGTGTCATGACATGCTCTAATTGTAGAGAAGAAGGACATACCAAG GAAGGAGGATTACAAGGTTTTTCACAAAGTGAATCACATGTTGGCTCATAA
- the LOC111209775 gene encoding elastin-like, translating into MGPGEGADSIAGIGGEAMSGTDAGLGPIGVVDGLIGVIGDGAMGIGGGAMGIGGGVIGIGGGVIIGIGGGVIIGIGEPPLGIGGMDIEPEGAIMGD; encoded by the coding sequence ATGGGTCCCGGAGAAGGAGCAGATTCCATTGCCGGCATCGGTGGGGAAGCCATGTCAGGGACTGATGCGGGGCTTGGGCCCATAGGAGTAGTTGATGGACTCATTGGCGTCATAGGTGATGGAGCCATGGGCATTGGTGGTGGAGCCATGGGCATAGGAGGTGGAGTCATAGGCATAGGAGGTGGAGTCATCATCGGCATAGGAGGTGGAGTCATCATTGGCATCGGAGAGCCGCCGCTAGGCATTGGTGGCATGGACATTGAGCCAGAAGGAGCCATCATGGGGGACTGA
- the LOC106425376 gene encoding uncharacterized protein LOC106425376 isoform X2: protein MSEDPSRLGSSTAAGRELIALGLTNSDGDEHLYHQQASELCRHLLHLGHSESVAHLSSRCTHLQASPELLKFLCSIPNSPISLTEDGIFVTLSCEFLSDPASFASSLGMPEHDLCEKISRFTDSMSPKHKHMRENEEKEELQLMPLPKRSRNNEINASYRANEITTIVNGSMLETLKAFETQASLISLGGELLAFDQSPWSSGCEMFTNVPVDVDPMHCLEEIKQDSPFPGEFGYCNQLEIGDFQIVDNLSLIEEEEEDNNEDLLPEGEIQTPNVQSEPTPSENELRSVDIVEDTEDKLALSCNPLKQEGQTVEVFSTPVKEIPLKPSAVTVNQDSSLVHKAQDLCKPSGNSKAYSCSPEKKYTRKNKATQKAKQNLNSIRPKDQKSKQITFSDFDAYTVVEEEGSGGYGIVYKARRKTDGKEFAIKYPHAGAQKHYINNEIRTLERFGGKNFIIKYEGCLKNGDSDCIILEHVEHDRPDLLKREIDVYQLQLYGYCMFKALSTLHKQGVVHRDVKPGNFLFSRKSREGYLIDFNLAMDMHQKHRRADKSKAATVLPTVSKRHQTLINAPDTTNRVTNKSSQKTLAPNSLKKAAGKIRSRNDMSRWERFNSQGGEGSGLTSAKDVTSTRNNPSGEKRREPLPCHGRKELLNFLQETMSGPVPNHEVSSKAPTSMRKRVAALPEKDDGLVYLTPMPLRSNGRPEAGDVVKQKDGPCSGTKGFRAPEVCLRSLHQGPKIDVWSAGVTLLYLMMGRAPFTGDPEQNIKDIANLRGSEELWEVAKLHNRESSFPEELYESRHLKGMELRKWCEFNTKRRDFLDAIPRSLLDLVDKCLTVNPRLRLSAEDALKHDFFHSVHETLRKQRVLKQQQQQTHPSVVVDAVDQTIH from the exons ATGTCTGAAGACCCGAGTCGACTCGGAAGCTCAACAGCCGCCGGAAGAGAGCTTATAGCTCTCGGACTCACCAATTCAGACGGCGACGAGCATCTCTACCACCAACAAGCCTCGGAGTTATGCCGTCACCTACTCCACCTTGGCCACTCCGAATCCGTTGCGCATCTTTCTTCGCGGTGTACACACTTGCAAGCTTCTCCTGAGCTCCTTAAGTTTCTTTGCTCGATCCCTAACTCCCCTATCTCCCTCACCGAAGATGGCATATTCGTGACTCTCTCGTGCGAGTTTCTCTCCGATCCGGCTAGTTTCGCGTCTAGTCTGGGTATGCCGGAGCACGATTTGTGTGAGAAGATTTCGCGTTTTACGGATTCGATGTCGCCCAAGCATAAGCATATGAgag AAAACGAGGAAAAAGAGGAGCTACAGCTCATGCCATTGCCAAAACGAAGCCGAAATAATGAAATCAAT GCTAGTTACAGAGCTAATGAGATTACAACTATTGTGAATGGTTCCATGCTTGAGACGCTTAAGGCTTTTGAAACCCAAGCTTCGCTTATAAGTTTAGGCGGAGAACTACTGGCATTTGACCAAAGTCCTTGGTCGAGTGGTTGCGAGATGTTCACCAATGTTCCAGTGGATGTTGATCCTATGCATTGCTTGGAGGAGATCAAGCAAGATTCGCCATTTCCTGGAGAGTTTGGATACTGTAACCAACTTGAGATTGGAGATTTTCAAATTGTTGACAACCTAAGTttaatcgaagaagaagaagaggataacAACGAGGATTTGTTACCTGAGGGGGAGATACAAACTCCCAATGTGCAGTCTGAACCCACACCATCAGAAAATGAGTTAAGATCAGTGGACATTGTGGAGGATACTGAAGATAAGCTTGCCTTGAGTTGTAACCCATTGAAGCAAGAGGGTCAGACTGTAGAGGTCTTCAGCACCCCTGTAAAAGAGATACCGTTGAAGCCTTCTGCTGTAACAGTTAATCAAGATAGCTCTTTGGTACATAAAGCTCAGGATCTGTGCAAACCGTCTGGAAACAGCAAAGCATATAGCTGTTCTCCTGAGAAAAAATACACCAGGAAAAATAAAGCTACTCAGAAGGCAAAACAGAATCTGAACTCCATTCGACCTAAAGACCAGAAG TCAAAGCAGATCacattttcagattttgatgCTTACACTGTTGTAGAGGAAGAAGGCTCAG GTGGCTACGGTATTGTTTATAAGGCAAGGAGGAAAACTGATGGAAAAGAGTTCGCCATTAAAT ATCCACATGCCGGTGCTCAAAAACACTATATTAATAATGAAATCAGAACGCTCGAACGTTTTGG GGggaaaaactttataataaaatatgaaggcTGTCTCAAGAACGGAGATTCTGATTGCATTATCCTTGAGCACGTTGAACATGACAGACCTGATCTTTTGAAGAGAGAAATAGATGTGTATCAGCTACAGTTATACGGCTACTGCATGTTCAAAGCTCTGTCAACTCTTCATAAGCAG GGTGTTGTTCACAGGGATGTTAAGCCAGGCAACTTCCTTTTCTCTAGGAAGAGCAGGGAAGGTTATCTCATTGACTTTAACCTCGCCATG GATATGCACCAGAAGCACAGGAGAGCCG ATAAATCAAAAGCAGCTACAGTTCTCCCAACTGTCAGCAAGAGGCATCAGACATTGATTAACGCTCCTGACACAACAAACCGAGTGACCAACAAATCTTCTCAGAAAACTCTAGCGCCCAATAGCCTGAAGAAAGCAGCGGGAAAGATAAGATCTCGGAATGACATGAGCAGATGGGAGAGATTCAACAGCCAAGGGGGAGAAGGATCTGGCTTAACTTCGGCCAAAGATGTGACCAGCACAAGGAACAACCCTTCAGGTGAAAAGAGGAGAGAGCCTTTGCCATGCCATGGAAGGAAAGAGCTTTTAAACTTTCTGCAGGAGACAATGTCTGGTCCAGTTCCAAACCATGAAGTATCATCCAAAGCTCCTACGTCTATGAGAAAACGTGTCGCTGCTCTTCCAGAGAAAGATGATGGGCTTGTTTATCTGACCCCAATGCCGCTGCGCTCTAACGGTAGGCCCGAAGCAG GGGATGTAGTTAAACAGAAAGACGGTCCTTGCTCAGGAACCAAAGGCTTCCGTGCTCCAGAG GTTTGCTTAAGATCGTTGCACCAAGGACCTAAGATAGACGTGTGGTCTGCAGGAGTAACTTTGTTATACCTAATGATGGGAAGAGCACCTTTCACTGGTGACCCTGAACA GAACATAAAGGATATTGCGAATCTACGAGGCAGTGAAGAATTATGGGAAGTAGCCAAGCTGCACAACCGTGAATCTTCTTTCCCTGAG GAATTGTATGAGTCAAGGCACTTGAAAGGGATGGAGTTGAGAAAATGGTGCGAATTCAACACAAAACGCAGAGACTTCCTAGACGCTATTCCACGGTCGCTCCTAGACCTTGTTGATAAGTGTTTGACCGTTAACCCAAGGCTACGACTCAGCGCGGAGGATGCTCTGAAGCACGACTTCTTCCATTCAGTTCATGAAACCCTTAGAAAACAAAGGGTCCttaagcagcagcagcagcaaacGCATCCTTCAGTGGTTGTTGACGCAGTAGACCAAACGATACACTAA
- the LOC106425376 gene encoding probable serine/threonine-protein kinase cdc7 isoform X1 gives MSEDPSRLGSSTAAGRELIALGLTNSDGDEHLYHQQASELCRHLLHLGHSESVAHLSSRCTHLQASPELLKFLCSIPNSPISLTEDGIFVTLSCEFLSDPASFASSLGMPEHDLCEKISRFTDSMSPKHKHMRENEEKEELQLMPLPKRSRNNEINASYRANEITTIVNGSMLETLKAFETQASLISLGGELLAFDQSPWSSGCEMFTNVPVDVDPMHCLEEIKQDSPFPGEFGYCNQLEIGDFQIVDNLSLIEEEEEDNNEDLLPEGEIQTPNVQSEPTPSENELRSVDIVEDTEDKLALSCNPLKQEGQTVEVFSTPVKEIPLKPSAVTVNQDSSLVHKAQDLCKPSGNSKAYSCSPEKKYTRKNKATQKAKQNLNSIRPKDQKEQSKQITFSDFDAYTVVEEEGSGGYGIVYKARRKTDGKEFAIKYPHAGAQKHYINNEIRTLERFGGKNFIIKYEGCLKNGDSDCIILEHVEHDRPDLLKREIDVYQLQLYGYCMFKALSTLHKQGVVHRDVKPGNFLFSRKSREGYLIDFNLAMDMHQKHRRADKSKAATVLPTVSKRHQTLINAPDTTNRVTNKSSQKTLAPNSLKKAAGKIRSRNDMSRWERFNSQGGEGSGLTSAKDVTSTRNNPSGEKRREPLPCHGRKELLNFLQETMSGPVPNHEVSSKAPTSMRKRVAALPEKDDGLVYLTPMPLRSNGRPEAGDVVKQKDGPCSGTKGFRAPEVCLRSLHQGPKIDVWSAGVTLLYLMMGRAPFTGDPEQNIKDIANLRGSEELWEVAKLHNRESSFPEELYESRHLKGMELRKWCEFNTKRRDFLDAIPRSLLDLVDKCLTVNPRLRLSAEDALKHDFFHSVHETLRKQRVLKQQQQQTHPSVVVDAVDQTIH, from the exons ATGTCTGAAGACCCGAGTCGACTCGGAAGCTCAACAGCCGCCGGAAGAGAGCTTATAGCTCTCGGACTCACCAATTCAGACGGCGACGAGCATCTCTACCACCAACAAGCCTCGGAGTTATGCCGTCACCTACTCCACCTTGGCCACTCCGAATCCGTTGCGCATCTTTCTTCGCGGTGTACACACTTGCAAGCTTCTCCTGAGCTCCTTAAGTTTCTTTGCTCGATCCCTAACTCCCCTATCTCCCTCACCGAAGATGGCATATTCGTGACTCTCTCGTGCGAGTTTCTCTCCGATCCGGCTAGTTTCGCGTCTAGTCTGGGTATGCCGGAGCACGATTTGTGTGAGAAGATTTCGCGTTTTACGGATTCGATGTCGCCCAAGCATAAGCATATGAgag AAAACGAGGAAAAAGAGGAGCTACAGCTCATGCCATTGCCAAAACGAAGCCGAAATAATGAAATCAAT GCTAGTTACAGAGCTAATGAGATTACAACTATTGTGAATGGTTCCATGCTTGAGACGCTTAAGGCTTTTGAAACCCAAGCTTCGCTTATAAGTTTAGGCGGAGAACTACTGGCATTTGACCAAAGTCCTTGGTCGAGTGGTTGCGAGATGTTCACCAATGTTCCAGTGGATGTTGATCCTATGCATTGCTTGGAGGAGATCAAGCAAGATTCGCCATTTCCTGGAGAGTTTGGATACTGTAACCAACTTGAGATTGGAGATTTTCAAATTGTTGACAACCTAAGTttaatcgaagaagaagaagaggataacAACGAGGATTTGTTACCTGAGGGGGAGATACAAACTCCCAATGTGCAGTCTGAACCCACACCATCAGAAAATGAGTTAAGATCAGTGGACATTGTGGAGGATACTGAAGATAAGCTTGCCTTGAGTTGTAACCCATTGAAGCAAGAGGGTCAGACTGTAGAGGTCTTCAGCACCCCTGTAAAAGAGATACCGTTGAAGCCTTCTGCTGTAACAGTTAATCAAGATAGCTCTTTGGTACATAAAGCTCAGGATCTGTGCAAACCGTCTGGAAACAGCAAAGCATATAGCTGTTCTCCTGAGAAAAAATACACCAGGAAAAATAAAGCTACTCAGAAGGCAAAACAGAATCTGAACTCCATTCGACCTAAAGACCAGAAG GAACAGTCAAAGCAGATCacattttcagattttgatgCTTACACTGTTGTAGAGGAAGAAGGCTCAG GTGGCTACGGTATTGTTTATAAGGCAAGGAGGAAAACTGATGGAAAAGAGTTCGCCATTAAAT ATCCACATGCCGGTGCTCAAAAACACTATATTAATAATGAAATCAGAACGCTCGAACGTTTTGG GGggaaaaactttataataaaatatgaaggcTGTCTCAAGAACGGAGATTCTGATTGCATTATCCTTGAGCACGTTGAACATGACAGACCTGATCTTTTGAAGAGAGAAATAGATGTGTATCAGCTACAGTTATACGGCTACTGCATGTTCAAAGCTCTGTCAACTCTTCATAAGCAG GGTGTTGTTCACAGGGATGTTAAGCCAGGCAACTTCCTTTTCTCTAGGAAGAGCAGGGAAGGTTATCTCATTGACTTTAACCTCGCCATG GATATGCACCAGAAGCACAGGAGAGCCG ATAAATCAAAAGCAGCTACAGTTCTCCCAACTGTCAGCAAGAGGCATCAGACATTGATTAACGCTCCTGACACAACAAACCGAGTGACCAACAAATCTTCTCAGAAAACTCTAGCGCCCAATAGCCTGAAGAAAGCAGCGGGAAAGATAAGATCTCGGAATGACATGAGCAGATGGGAGAGATTCAACAGCCAAGGGGGAGAAGGATCTGGCTTAACTTCGGCCAAAGATGTGACCAGCACAAGGAACAACCCTTCAGGTGAAAAGAGGAGAGAGCCTTTGCCATGCCATGGAAGGAAAGAGCTTTTAAACTTTCTGCAGGAGACAATGTCTGGTCCAGTTCCAAACCATGAAGTATCATCCAAAGCTCCTACGTCTATGAGAAAACGTGTCGCTGCTCTTCCAGAGAAAGATGATGGGCTTGTTTATCTGACCCCAATGCCGCTGCGCTCTAACGGTAGGCCCGAAGCAG GGGATGTAGTTAAACAGAAAGACGGTCCTTGCTCAGGAACCAAAGGCTTCCGTGCTCCAGAG GTTTGCTTAAGATCGTTGCACCAAGGACCTAAGATAGACGTGTGGTCTGCAGGAGTAACTTTGTTATACCTAATGATGGGAAGAGCACCTTTCACTGGTGACCCTGAACA GAACATAAAGGATATTGCGAATCTACGAGGCAGTGAAGAATTATGGGAAGTAGCCAAGCTGCACAACCGTGAATCTTCTTTCCCTGAG GAATTGTATGAGTCAAGGCACTTGAAAGGGATGGAGTTGAGAAAATGGTGCGAATTCAACACAAAACGCAGAGACTTCCTAGACGCTATTCCACGGTCGCTCCTAGACCTTGTTGATAAGTGTTTGACCGTTAACCCAAGGCTACGACTCAGCGCGGAGGATGCTCTGAAGCACGACTTCTTCCATTCAGTTCATGAAACCCTTAGAAAACAAAGGGTCCttaagcagcagcagcagcaaacGCATCCTTCAGTGGTTGTTGACGCAGTAGACCAAACGATACACTAA
- the LOC106375893 gene encoding uncharacterized protein LOC106375893 encodes MIEVKRPGSSTRITTTLLDSLMILFRNKHILLPIFAFIAIPLSALHLSLTLTSFRLKNHVFRLEALANVVHTRFEARQIWEESRQDAVSLLRLKSRYFVPSFILSCIVSIAVITSTSFSHQGLNPSLKSSFASVKSSWMRVTATSIVVYGLLFLYSPVPMFLSALFGYTPTLRHLITFLSLGIEVYIMAITGLGLVVSVVEERYGFDAVKEGTGLMKGRRITGLALAGVFVFLSSWIGHGMEKLAKELDVDSSSGSWWRSVVVSGGWDGWKLVCMYGAEVVLSYVVVTVFYCECRKRHGNSDPDVADEEGLAI; translated from the coding sequence ATGATTGAAGTAAAGCGACCTGGTTCTTCCACAAGGATCACCACAACACTCCTTGACTCCTTGATGATTCTCTTCAGAAACAAACACATCTTACTCCCAATCTTCGCCTTCATAGCCATCCCTCTCTCGGCCTTGCATCTCTCCTTAACTCTCACCTCCTTTCGTCTCAAAAACCATGTCTTCCGCTTAGAAGCCCTAGCCAACGTTGTCCACACACGGTTCGAAGCTAGACAGATTTGGGAAGAGTCTAGACAAGACGCTGTCTCTCTTCTACGTCTCAAGTCCCGGTACTTCGTCCCATCCTTCATCCTCTCCTGTATCGTCTCCATAGCCGTCATCACATCAACTTCCTTCTCGCACCAGGGCCTGAACCCATCTCTGAAGTCGTCATTTGCTTCGGTGAAGTCCTCGTGGATGAGAGTAACAGCGACTTCCATCGTTGTCTACGGTCTGCTCTTCCTCTATTCACCGGTTCCCATGTTTCTATCTGCTCTCTTCGGTTACACACCCACACTGCGTCACCTCATCACATTTCTCAGTTTAGGTATTGAGGTATACATTATGGCTATAACAGGGCTTGGGCTTGTGGTCTCTGTGGTAGAAGAAAGGTACGGTTTTGACGCGGTTAAGGAAGGAACGGGGTTGATGAAAGGGAGGAGGATAACGGGGTTGGCTCTGGCGGgtgtgtttgtgtttttatcGAGTTGGATTGGTCATGGGATGGAGAAGCTGGCGAAGGAGCTAGATGTAGACTCGAGCTCAGGGTCGTGGTGGAGGTCTGTGGTTGTGTCCGGTGGGTGGGATGGGTGGAAACTGGTGTGTATGTATGGGGCTGAGGTGGTGCTGAGTTATGTTGTAGTCACTGTTTTTTACTGCGAGTGTAGGAAACGTCATGGGAACAGTGATCCAGATGTTGCTGATGAAGAAGGTCTTGCTATTTAA